In Paenibacillus sp. 1781tsa1, one DNA window encodes the following:
- the yidD gene encoding membrane protein insertion efficiency factor YidD: MKLSRRIAQAPIRVYRNYISPLTPPTCRFYPSCSAYAMEAIEVHGALKGSLLTAKRIAKCHPFHPGGVDLVPPKAEKSTLVSE, from the coding sequence ATGAAGTTATCACGCAGAATCGCTCAGGCACCCATTCGTGTGTACCGCAACTATATCTCTCCATTAACGCCGCCAACATGCAGGTTCTATCCAAGCTGTTCGGCTTACGCCATGGAGGCGATTGAAGTGCACGGAGCCCTCAAAGGCTCGTTGTTAACAGCGAAACGTATTGCCAAATGTCACCCGTTTCATCCAGGTGGTGTAGATCTGGTGCCACCAAAGGCGGAGAAGTCTACTCTCGTATCCGAGTAA
- a CDS encoding Fur family transcriptional regulator: MLSTEQIISTMSSQGLRITDQRKTLARLFAESPGYLTPKDVYEYMGKTYSGLSFDTVYRNLRVMQELGVLEQVIFEDGVKFKAHCSEDHHHHHMICLKCQKTYPIIFCPMQLADAPEQFQVVDHKFEVFGYCKDCAEHAPAKAASGHTHAHGKH; the protein is encoded by the coding sequence ATGCTGTCGACAGAACAGATTATTTCGACTATGTCCTCACAGGGGCTCCGCATTACTGACCAGCGGAAAACACTGGCCCGGTTATTTGCCGAGTCCCCCGGGTATCTTACACCCAAGGACGTCTATGAATATATGGGTAAAACTTACAGCGGGCTGAGTTTTGACACAGTATATCGGAATTTGCGGGTGATGCAGGAACTGGGTGTACTGGAACAGGTCATCTTCGAAGATGGCGTTAAATTCAAAGCACACTGTAGTGAAGATCATCATCACCATCATATGATCTGTCTGAAGTGTCAGAAGACATATCCTATTATTTTCTGCCCGATGCAGCTTGCGGATGCGCCTGAACAATTTCAGGTTGTAGATCACAAGTTCGAAGTGTTTGGGTATTGCAAGGACTGTGCAGAGCATGCTCCGGCCAAAGCGGCTTCGGGACATACACACGCTCACGGGAAGCATTGA
- a CDS encoding stalk domain-containing protein: MNLKKKLSILTAFAVFQAFAVIPANAQSAVKSDTTPVNTAKVKSVEVVKKEQTIAESEVKSETNTPTSNNETTEEVNPETNVPTGTDVTPVDPVEEPTDEEGTAEETPTPAPAEVEQPSTGSSSVAGGGGGDLTLYMNSNKMMQDGKTYLAGQPMAVKNGVSYVAIRALVDRVGYDVKYDNTTKETIIISGEDELRFKTNSKIYTVNGVSRTMKGAAYQQKNTFMVPLTSITQALNITYKVNQSAKTVVLNLSTKPVASFTVQKEVFAGDQVTYTTRSSSPKGLSIVDERWTGRQDSFDQPGVYTVTYAVQDSSGQWSDPYSVTIKVERPNLPPVAMFTTDKEEYKMGEKITYIDQSTDDENAIVKTEWDNNALAFFVPGPKTVTITVTDKHGASDSYTKMINVTGETLYSLTDFNQLFTPVGEKFTFDGGGVPALEKVPFTYYDEPSLLIRSNSPETVNTEGIVYKESSFGQTRFMIHHVNNTGKNVKMYVVATNNNAYTASIDQQNMGFAGPSPFATVAGKLSIDRWFQSMQNGTGQKKVYIQPGESKLILNDLSVLPMKQGQVISLYSDVFSDYELDYNIIMIEENKDPMEVLSSLPVLDRDGVHNRGTYPNATRIITYDQEIGSKPARLPLGDNASDPNLVGTDPMAYTEASNAGNFGVLYKITLNNVAPRTLISFNPRGGRYSGVALVNGQVVQISTGKSVTAPNEQSVMYRTGSYGESVTILFSAAPGSNLPVNLLFTPLPAEK, encoded by the coding sequence ATGAATTTGAAGAAGAAATTGTCCATACTTACCGCTTTTGCTGTTTTTCAGGCGTTTGCAGTGATTCCTGCCAATGCGCAATCAGCAGTTAAGAGCGATACTACACCAGTGAATACAGCCAAAGTTAAATCCGTGGAGGTTGTGAAGAAAGAACAAACCATCGCGGAATCCGAAGTGAAATCCGAAACAAACACGCCAACATCAAATAATGAAACAACTGAAGAAGTGAATCCAGAAACCAATGTTCCTACAGGAACAGATGTTACTCCAGTTGATCCGGTAGAGGAACCGACGGACGAAGAAGGTACAGCTGAGGAAACCCCAACACCTGCACCAGCAGAAGTAGAGCAACCGTCTACAGGGAGTTCATCTGTTGCTGGAGGCGGGGGTGGAGACCTCACTCTTTATATGAACAGTAATAAAATGATGCAAGATGGCAAAACATATCTTGCCGGACAGCCAATGGCTGTTAAAAATGGTGTATCCTATGTAGCCATCCGTGCTCTCGTTGATCGGGTTGGCTATGATGTCAAATATGATAACACAACCAAAGAAACGATCATTATTAGTGGTGAAGATGAGCTGCGTTTCAAAACAAACAGCAAAATCTATACCGTTAATGGTGTGTCCAGAACGATGAAGGGCGCGGCTTATCAACAAAAAAATACGTTCATGGTGCCGTTGACTTCAATAACACAGGCTCTGAACATTACGTATAAAGTAAATCAATCTGCCAAAACGGTTGTATTGAATCTGAGTACCAAACCGGTAGCGAGCTTCACGGTACAAAAAGAGGTCTTTGCCGGAGACCAGGTAACCTACACAACCAGATCCAGCTCTCCCAAGGGACTCAGCATTGTAGATGAGCGTTGGACAGGTCGTCAGGATTCATTCGACCAACCAGGTGTATACACAGTAACCTATGCGGTCCAAGATTCAAGTGGTCAATGGAGTGATCCATATTCGGTTACGATTAAGGTTGAAAGACCGAATCTGCCACCTGTCGCGATGTTTACGACAGATAAAGAAGAATACAAAATGGGTGAGAAAATCACTTATATTGATCAAAGCACAGATGATGAGAATGCCATTGTAAAAACAGAATGGGATAACAATGCACTTGCATTCTTTGTTCCAGGACCAAAGACCGTAACGATTACAGTTACCGATAAACATGGTGCTAGCGATAGCTACACCAAGATGATCAATGTTACGGGAGAAACGCTATACAGTTTGACTGACTTCAATCAATTGTTTACACCAGTCGGTGAGAAGTTCACCTTCGACGGTGGTGGAGTACCGGCATTGGAGAAAGTTCCTTTCACTTATTATGATGAACCAAGTCTGTTGATCCGCAGTAACAGCCCGGAAACCGTGAATACGGAAGGCATTGTGTACAAGGAATCTTCCTTCGGGCAGACACGTTTCATGATTCACCATGTGAACAACACGGGCAAAAACGTGAAAATGTATGTTGTAGCGACAAACAACAATGCATACACGGCGTCCATTGACCAGCAAAACATGGGCTTTGCAGGACCGTCTCCTTTTGCAACGGTAGCTGGAAAGTTGTCCATTGACCGTTGGTTCCAGTCCATGCAGAATGGTACCGGACAAAAGAAAGTGTACATCCAACCAGGAGAGAGCAAGCTGATTCTCAATGATCTGAGCGTTCTCCCGATGAAACAGGGACAAGTCATCTCCTTGTATTCGGATGTATTCAGTGACTATGAACTGGATTACAACATTATCATGATCGAAGAAAACAAGGACCCGATGGAAGTGTTGTCGAGCCTGCCGGTTCTGGATCGTGATGGTGTTCACAACCGCGGAACGTACCCGAATGCAACACGGATCATTACGTATGATCAGGAAATAGGATCGAAGCCTGCGCGTCTTCCACTTGGAGACAACGCAAGTGATCCGAACCTTGTGGGAACGGACCCTATGGCTTACACAGAAGCTTCCAACGCAGGTAACTTCGGTGTATTGTACAAAATTACATTGAATAATGTTGCTCCGCGCACGTTGATTTCATTCAACCCTCGTGGAGGTAGATACTCAGGTGTGGCACTCGTGAATGGACAAGTTGTTCAGATTTCCACAGGTAAATCTGTAACTGCACCTAATGAGCAAAGCGTAATGTATCGCACAGGTTCATACGGCGAGAGTGTAACCATTCTCTTCTCAGCGGCACCAGGAAGTAACTTGCCTGTTAACCTGCTGTTCACGCCGCTTCCGGCTGAAAAGTAA
- the nagZ gene encoding beta-N-acetylhexosaminidase translates to MRPLNELTLEQKVGQLLMCGFHGQHADEQITHLIRNYHIGGVIYFRRNVHSVDQLTRLSAELQDMAAEAGAIPLMISVDQEGGMVARIDKEGMTQVPGNMALGATGNPEYTLECAQILGRELKSIGIDMNLAPVVDVNNNPLNPVIGVRSYGEHAESVAAHGVAAITGYQSQGIAATAKHFPGHGDTAVDSHLGMVTVPHDRNRLEQMELLPFRRAIEAGVDAIMTAHVMFPSIEPEPIPATLSRKVLTGLLREEMGFKGIIITDCLEMHAISKPYGVAEAAIRAVEAGADLILVSHTLQDQVAAVEAIVQAVRTGRITEDIINKALERIITWKAARCGYPDTGLDSPKASETIEAIDVEPVNYNESTEPSDPSELNESTLFKIASSSITIVHNDGLLPLDPEKDVHVIWPEVVQRTEVDEPWSHTESLGIALSQLRGRVREHNITTQPTYDEADRILGEVLESEQVIVCTYTSAGHLPKGQQYLVEKLSENHSLIVIALRNPYDLLEISRPGSYVCTYENTPAVVRALSHVLTGGLQPTGRLPVRLS, encoded by the coding sequence ATGAGACCCTTGAATGAGCTGACGTTGGAGCAAAAGGTAGGCCAATTGTTGATGTGTGGATTTCACGGTCAGCACGCAGATGAACAGATTACTCACTTAATCCGTAACTATCATATTGGGGGCGTCATTTATTTCCGGCGCAATGTGCATAGTGTAGATCAATTGACAAGGCTGTCCGCCGAACTGCAAGATATGGCTGCTGAAGCGGGGGCAATACCACTCATGATTTCGGTGGACCAAGAAGGTGGCATGGTTGCACGGATTGACAAAGAGGGAATGACTCAAGTGCCGGGTAATATGGCACTTGGCGCGACAGGGAATCCGGAATATACCCTGGAGTGTGCCCAAATTCTGGGGCGTGAGTTAAAAAGCATCGGTATCGATATGAACCTTGCACCCGTGGTTGACGTGAATAACAACCCGCTTAATCCGGTAATCGGTGTGCGTTCGTATGGTGAACATGCTGAAAGTGTGGCCGCTCATGGCGTAGCAGCCATCACGGGATACCAGTCACAGGGCATTGCTGCTACCGCCAAACATTTTCCGGGACATGGAGATACCGCCGTGGATTCTCATCTTGGTATGGTTACGGTACCTCATGATCGAAACAGGCTGGAACAGATGGAGCTGCTACCGTTTCGCCGGGCGATTGAGGCTGGGGTCGATGCTATTATGACAGCTCATGTGATGTTCCCTTCAATTGAGCCCGAGCCCATTCCGGCAACGTTGTCGCGTAAAGTTTTAACCGGTCTGTTACGCGAAGAGATGGGCTTTAAGGGCATTATTATTACAGACTGTTTAGAAATGCATGCAATATCCAAGCCGTATGGGGTAGCTGAAGCTGCCATTCGTGCTGTAGAGGCAGGAGCAGATCTAATTCTAGTGAGTCATACCCTGCAAGATCAGGTCGCTGCTGTGGAAGCCATTGTTCAAGCCGTTCGAACAGGGCGAATTACGGAAGATATTATTAACAAGGCACTGGAACGTATTATTACATGGAAGGCAGCGCGCTGCGGGTACCCGGACACTGGTCTTGATTCGCCCAAAGCGAGTGAAACGATCGAAGCAATCGATGTTGAACCTGTTAATTACAATGAATCCACTGAACCCAGTGATCCCAGTGAATTAAACGAATCGACGCTGTTCAAGATTGCTTCAAGCAGCATTACCATCGTTCATAATGATGGACTACTGCCGTTGGACCCAGAGAAGGACGTGCATGTCATCTGGCCTGAGGTTGTGCAGCGGACAGAGGTGGATGAACCATGGTCCCATACAGAATCGCTTGGTATAGCGTTATCGCAACTGCGAGGCAGAGTTCGTGAACACAACATTACAACTCAGCCCACCTATGATGAAGCGGATCGGATATTGGGTGAAGTGTTGGAAAGTGAACAAGTTATCGTGTGTACGTACACATCTGCAGGTCATCTTCCGAAAGGGCAACAGTATTTGGTTGAAAAGCTGAGTGAGAATCATTCGCTGATTGTCATTGCTCTGCGCAATCCATATGATCTGCTGGAGATTTCGAGGCCGGGAAGTTATGTGTGTACCTATGAGAATACACCTGCAGTCGTCCGGGCACTGTCCCATGTGTTAACCGGTGGACTGCAACCAACAGGCCGTCTGCCTGTCCGTTTGAGCTAG
- a CDS encoding response regulator, translated as MNLTAMLVDDELPILENLNYILPWKEMGIEVTGTARSGLEALDKVTESHPDIILCDIRMPSMDGLELIRLLREQGETCEIILLTGYQQFEYARTAIQYNVHEYICKPIDYLNLEHKLRELAGQIQKRRMENESQRYRSQEMESWIRHKHLIDLLRGEAPLKIAYPASVPEFITTAAPYTLLLVDAVGYFRHSIGWSELQHERWHETVSSRLREVAESMTGDCQILSTRKGEWCILLEASGEWKCRSEELAHQLCYELNAIVSLNSSVKVRVVQDDVPVNRESQILERYRHCQKKLMSHSESEDRVLSASCPETTLSYDHAASKGANSWITREDLELVTRWIRQGNKQGLRDVLGRLKQRMGNSGQSFNRIDETNLRFMLVHMLRELREVQAIAEEHEVNYWNALQGAVSMRELLELAEVVTHACQGKQTQPRPSVSELILSACEYMDARLQQDLGIDEVSDWLGISPGYFCQLFKTQMGVTFVEYMTQKRMESAALLLSTTEWSITAIGEATGFKERRYFSKVFHKHFHMKPSEYRQSKRLGS; from the coding sequence ATGAATCTGACTGCAATGCTGGTTGACGATGAGCTGCCGATTCTGGAGAATCTGAATTACATTTTACCATGGAAAGAGATGGGCATTGAAGTAACGGGTACAGCGAGAAGTGGCCTAGAAGCACTGGATAAAGTGACAGAAAGTCATCCAGACATTATCTTATGCGATATTCGGATGCCGTCCATGGATGGATTGGAACTCATTCGGTTGCTGCGAGAGCAGGGTGAAACGTGTGAAATTATTTTGCTGACCGGGTATCAGCAGTTTGAGTATGCTCGGACCGCTATTCAATATAACGTGCATGAATACATATGTAAGCCCATCGATTATTTGAATCTGGAACATAAACTGCGTGAGCTTGCCGGGCAGATCCAGAAGAGACGTATGGAGAACGAATCGCAACGGTATCGCAGCCAAGAGATGGAAAGCTGGATCAGACACAAACATTTGATTGACCTGTTGCGGGGAGAAGCACCGTTGAAAATTGCCTATCCTGCCTCTGTTCCTGAATTCATAACAACTGCTGCACCGTATACGTTGCTGCTGGTGGATGCGGTCGGTTATTTTCGCCATTCTATCGGCTGGTCCGAGCTTCAGCATGAGCGATGGCATGAGACCGTCAGTTCCAGACTTAGGGAAGTGGCAGAGAGCATGACGGGGGACTGTCAGATTCTTTCGACTCGCAAAGGTGAGTGGTGCATCCTGCTGGAGGCATCGGGTGAGTGGAAATGTCGCTCAGAGGAACTGGCCCATCAGCTGTGTTACGAATTGAATGCGATCGTATCCTTGAATTCAAGTGTGAAGGTCAGGGTTGTTCAGGATGATGTGCCCGTGAACCGGGAAAGTCAAATTCTGGAGCGATACCGGCATTGTCAAAAAAAACTGATGTCCCATTCGGAGAGTGAAGACAGGGTGCTGAGTGCGAGTTGTCCCGAAACCACTTTATCGTATGATCACGCGGCCTCCAAAGGGGCTAACTCATGGATTACAAGAGAAGATCTGGAGCTGGTTACTCGGTGGATTCGTCAAGGGAACAAGCAGGGGTTGCGCGATGTATTGGGTCGGCTTAAACAGCGGATGGGGAATTCAGGACAATCCTTCAACAGAATAGATGAAACCAATCTTCGGTTTATGCTTGTACACATGCTTCGGGAGCTGCGCGAAGTACAGGCCATCGCTGAAGAGCACGAAGTGAATTATTGGAATGCATTGCAAGGTGCTGTATCCATGAGGGAACTCCTTGAACTTGCAGAAGTCGTTACCCATGCCTGTCAGGGCAAACAAACGCAGCCACGTCCCTCCGTATCGGAACTGATCCTATCTGCATGTGAGTATATGGATGCACGGCTGCAACAGGACTTGGGAATAGATGAAGTCTCCGATTGGCTCGGAATTAGCCCAGGATACTTCTGCCAACTATTTAAAACCCAAATGGGTGTTACTTTTGTGGAATACATGACGCAGAAACGGATGGAAAGTGCTGCTTTGTTGTTGAGTACAACCGAATGGAGCATTACAGCGATTGGGGAAGCAACAGGTTTCAAGGAGCGCCGTTACTTCTCCAAGGTGTTTCATAAACACTTCCACATGAAACCTTCGGAGTACAGGCAGAGCAAACGACTGGGTTCGTAG
- a CDS encoding sensor histidine kinase: MNLRMKLALAFLLLIIVPMCALGIGMFLVTSHTIEKKYNQQAEYALQAISYNIENVFQQINNVTDNGIATSVFQMALNAKDPTKQDLGTGNQLSLNASQRNFRSLLYNYPFISYAFLYDLRSSENNQIVSIFTKENFQALPFQQFKVHPLFNEIQQLNGVPKWLAPLEYPELTGVEPVFTQIRLVKELSYFQNIGVLVVQIKKGEIDRIFRHLQISDSAQDTSFLLINEEGLIVYDPAGRYNGENMQNLGAESGSYGPGFSSVRMVFDGKESIISQYHLKNYNWSLVSVTSWEALSAETNAFAGWSVIIILFCLLAAMIFNLFFMNRITGNIAVLVRFMRRVDDGDFNARVEGKGFDEMQLLAQGFNELLDRIGGLFRRVRAEQEQKAQAELRVLQAQIKPHFLFNTLESINGLALRGEGRKVSEMVTRLGNMLRISIQDQEEIPLSEEIRHLQSYLEIQQYRFSDLFTYEIDIPPHLYSSILLKLTLQPLVENSIQHGFEGIAYSGVLRISAYAERDQLVLCVEDNGIGIPQEMLARFEYMAADPPEDMLVKGAESLSSITERRGLGLRSVADRIRIQYGAGYGIFICSAPGYGTVIRCIIPLYEQEEAG; this comes from the coding sequence ATGAACTTGCGAATGAAGCTGGCCTTGGCATTTCTACTGCTGATCATTGTACCGATGTGTGCGCTGGGCATTGGCATGTTTCTGGTCACATCACATACGATTGAGAAAAAATACAATCAACAGGCCGAATATGCGCTTCAGGCTATTAGTTACAATATCGAGAATGTATTTCAGCAGATTAATAATGTTACCGACAACGGGATAGCGACATCTGTTTTCCAGATGGCATTGAACGCCAAAGATCCGACCAAGCAGGATCTGGGCACCGGTAATCAATTATCCCTGAATGCCAGCCAGCGCAATTTCCGTTCCCTTCTATATAATTATCCGTTCATCAGTTATGCCTTTTTATATGATTTACGTTCTTCCGAGAACAACCAGATTGTCTCCATTTTCACCAAAGAAAATTTTCAAGCCCTTCCTTTTCAGCAATTTAAAGTGCATCCCTTATTCAACGAAATTCAGCAACTTAATGGCGTGCCCAAATGGCTCGCACCTCTGGAGTATCCCGAATTGACCGGGGTAGAACCTGTCTTCACTCAGATCAGGCTGGTCAAGGAACTCAGTTATTTTCAAAATATTGGCGTGCTTGTTGTTCAGATCAAAAAAGGAGAGATCGACCGGATCTTCCGTCACCTGCAAATCAGTGATTCGGCACAGGATACATCATTCCTGTTAATTAACGAAGAAGGGCTGATCGTCTATGATCCTGCAGGGCGTTATAACGGTGAGAACATGCAAAACCTTGGTGCTGAATCGGGCAGTTACGGTCCCGGCTTTAGCAGCGTCAGAATGGTCTTTGACGGCAAGGAGAGCATCATTTCGCAATATCATCTGAAGAACTATAATTGGAGTCTCGTCAGTGTGACTTCATGGGAAGCCTTATCTGCGGAAACAAATGCTTTTGCAGGTTGGTCTGTCATCATTATTCTGTTCTGCCTGCTCGCAGCGATGATCTTCAATCTTTTTTTCATGAATCGCATTACGGGCAACATTGCTGTACTTGTAAGATTTATGCGCCGAGTTGATGATGGTGATTTTAATGCGAGGGTCGAAGGAAAAGGCTTTGACGAAATGCAACTGCTTGCGCAAGGGTTCAATGAGCTATTGGATCGTATTGGGGGATTATTCCGTCGTGTTCGGGCAGAGCAGGAGCAAAAGGCCCAAGCGGAACTACGTGTGCTACAAGCCCAGATCAAACCTCATTTCCTGTTCAACACATTGGAATCGATCAATGGATTGGCATTGCGCGGAGAGGGCCGCAAAGTAAGCGAGATGGTGACCAGGTTGGGCAATATGCTTCGGATCAGCATTCAGGATCAGGAGGAAATTCCGCTGAGTGAGGAAATAAGGCATTTGCAGAGTTATCTGGAGATTCAACAGTACAGGTTCAGTGATTTGTTCACCTATGAGATTGACATACCACCCCATCTATACAGTTCAATCCTGCTCAAGCTGACGCTCCAGCCTCTGGTGGAAAATAGCATTCAACATGGGTTTGAGGGAATCGCCTATTCAGGTGTACTGCGGATAAGCGCATATGCAGAACGGGATCAACTTGTGTTATGTGTTGAGGATAATGGGATCGGTATTCCCCAGGAAATGCTCGCACGATTTGAGTACATGGCAGCAGATCCGCCGGAAGACATGTTGGTGAAAGGGGCGGAATCATTATCGTCCATAACGGAACGTCGGGGATTGGGATTACGAAGTGTGGCAGATCGAATTCGTATTCAATACGGGGCCGGATATGGCATATTTATATGTTCAGCACCGGGGTATGGCACAGTTATTCGATGCATCATTCCATTATATGAGCAGGAGGAAGCCGGATGA
- a CDS encoding carbohydrate ABC transporter permease, protein MAKNIKSSIPHVLLMLYLIAILFPFLFVIFSSFKQDNNEIALNPFGLPTTWEFNNYVEAWVNAKIGTYFWNSLYISILSSACTIVLGAMFAFAVTRMRHRKWSLFLYSLILAGMLIPNNALMLPIYLLVRKMGILDTHLALIVPYVANAIPFTIIILAAFMRSLPGEIEEAAVMDGLRAPGIFAKIVIPLTVPAIVTVFIVNFLGNWNEFLLANYFLSTDKLRTLPVGMVQFRDQYQMNYAQMSAGIVYSVVPVLVIYAILQEKIIEGVTAGGVKG, encoded by the coding sequence ATGGCGAAAAACATAAAAAGTAGTATACCTCATGTGTTGTTAATGTTGTATTTAATCGCGATTTTGTTTCCCTTTTTATTTGTGATTTTCTCGTCCTTTAAGCAGGATAACAATGAGATCGCCTTGAATCCATTCGGTCTGCCGACAACATGGGAGTTTAACAATTATGTAGAGGCATGGGTGAATGCAAAGATTGGCACGTATTTCTGGAACAGCCTATACATTTCAATTCTGTCTTCGGCGTGCACAATTGTGCTCGGTGCCATGTTTGCTTTTGCCGTAACCCGGATGAGACACCGAAAATGGAGTCTGTTTCTATACAGCCTGATTCTGGCGGGTATGCTTATTCCCAACAATGCACTTATGCTGCCGATCTATCTGCTTGTTCGCAAAATGGGCATATTGGATACACATCTGGCATTGATCGTGCCCTATGTGGCCAATGCGATCCCCTTTACCATTATTATACTGGCGGCTTTTATGCGATCTCTGCCTGGTGAAATTGAGGAAGCGGCGGTTATGGACGGCTTGAGGGCCCCGGGTATCTTTGCTAAAATAGTGATACCTCTTACGGTTCCGGCTATTGTTACCGTTTTTATCGTTAATTTCCTCGGCAACTGGAACGAATTTTTACTCGCCAACTATTTCTTATCCACCGATAAATTGCGCACGCTGCCCGTGGGCATGGTCCAGTTTCGGGATCAATATCAGATGAACTATGCTCAGATGTCGGCAGGTATTGTATACAGTGTTGTACCTGTACTTGTGATCTACGCTATACTTCAGGAGAAAATTATAGAAGGAGTAACTGCAGGTGGTGTCAAAGGTTAA
- a CDS encoding carbohydrate ABC transporter permease produces the protein MNTSLRSPLIYTLFVMPALILFVMFFLYPIGSSLYYSLTSWNGVSAEPRFVGLSNYVKALTDERFWISTRNNGFFIGFSVLIQVPLIVLFSLLIANVKRLKGLYKTAVFLPSIMSTAVIGILWGFIYEPNIGLLNKMLHVLGIDPIYWLSDNRFAMLSILVTNAWQWTGFYIVMVLAAILAIPRDLDEAAAIDGATAVQRAMRITLPLIRPIISVVIMLSIAGAMKAADIVIVMTKGGPAGSTEVLATYMIKYAITNFKYGYGNTIAVLIFALTLVLTAVYQLLVARKSEKVEY, from the coding sequence ATGAATACTTCACTCCGCAGCCCGTTAATCTATACGCTGTTTGTAATGCCGGCCCTAATTCTATTTGTAATGTTCTTTCTATATCCTATTGGCAGCTCCTTATATTACAGTCTGACGAGTTGGAATGGGGTATCCGCTGAGCCACGTTTTGTGGGTTTATCCAACTATGTGAAGGCACTGACTGATGAACGATTTTGGATTTCCACACGGAATAACGGCTTTTTCATCGGATTTTCAGTACTGATTCAGGTACCTCTAATCGTCCTGTTTTCGCTTCTGATCGCCAATGTGAAAAGGCTGAAAGGTCTGTATAAAACAGCTGTTTTTTTACCATCCATTATGTCGACAGCCGTTATCGGTATCTTATGGGGATTCATCTATGAGCCCAATATCGGATTATTAAACAAAATGCTTCATGTGCTGGGCATTGATCCAATCTACTGGTTATCAGATAACCGATTCGCCATGTTGTCCATTTTGGTGACTAATGCTTGGCAGTGGACAGGATTTTACATTGTCATGGTGCTGGCGGCCATACTGGCGATTCCCCGTGATTTGGATGAAGCAGCTGCAATTGATGGCGCAACGGCGGTACAACGTGCAATGCGGATAACGTTGCCGCTGATTCGCCCGATCATTTCCGTCGTTATCATGTTGTCCATTGCAGGTGCTATGAAAGCAGCTGACATCGTGATTGTTATGACCAAAGGTGGGCCCGCCGGGTCCACCGAGGTTCTGGCGACATACATGATCAAATATGCGATTACCAATTTCAAATATGGTTATGGCAATACCATTGCGGTACTGATTTTTGCTCTGACGCTTGTGCTTACTGCGGTGTATCAACTGCTGGTGGCGAGAAAGAGCGAGAAGGTGGAATATTGA